In Bacillus cereus ATCC 14579, a single window of DNA contains:
- a CDS encoding peptidoglycan D,D-transpeptidase FtsI family protein, protein MRQKKEQKKQSKKKKTHIPFRLNVLFFIVFLLFSAIIIQLGKVQIIDGETYRNEVNKKEDVTVSTPVPRGKMFDRQGHVIVNNKPLRTVTYTKMRGVDSKEVLQVARDLAKLIEMSQEDMDKLTETDKKDFWMQLNEKRAAAKVTKEDESKFRKQEIEGKELDKKVEELRRERITQEELNELSKEDIEVLVIKSKMNAGYKMTPQIVKKDVSQNEYAVVSERLASLPGVDTTVDWEREYPNDKILRSILGSVSNENEGLPREQLDYYLVRDYNRNDRIGKSYIEKQYEDALHGTKEQSKNIMDKAGKIVRTEKVTEGKSGNNLMLTVDMDLQKRVEGSLEKNLRAFHAAEPMMDRAFVVMMNPKNGQILSMAGKKIVNKDGGMQIEDYALGTMTSSYELGSTVKGATLLTGYQTEAIKPYTHFFDAPMYFKGSSKPKKSWKEFGDIDDLRALQVSSNVYMFNTALKMAGINYVPNNPLDIKQETFNKMRYYFRQFGLGVSTGIDLPNESIGQVGRTDNIPGFLLDYAIGQYDTYTPLQLAQYISTIANGGYRMKPQIVQEVREQPNRPEDVGKVVRSIEPVVLNRVDMDTSYINHVKEGFRRVFQEADGTGTGTFKGLPYKPAGKTGTAETVYGGESDIGRDENNNRKKCYNLTLAGYAPYDADPEVAFSVVVPWVNDDKSGINSAIGKEILDAYFELKTNRSNANSIPVEQPNKAQ, encoded by the coding sequence ATGAGACAGAAAAAGGAGCAGAAAAAACAATCGAAAAAGAAAAAGACTCATATTCCATTTCGGTTAAATGTACTATTTTTTATTGTCTTTCTTTTATTTTCAGCTATTATAATTCAATTAGGTAAAGTACAAATCATTGATGGAGAAACGTATAGAAATGAAGTAAACAAAAAGGAAGATGTAACGGTAAGTACTCCCGTTCCTAGAGGGAAAATGTTTGATCGGCAAGGTCACGTTATTGTAAATAATAAACCATTACGAACCGTTACATATACGAAAATGAGAGGAGTAGACTCGAAAGAAGTTTTACAAGTAGCAAGAGATTTAGCTAAGCTAATTGAAATGTCGCAAGAGGACATGGATAAGTTAACAGAGACAGATAAGAAAGATTTTTGGATGCAGTTAAATGAAAAGCGGGCAGCGGCGAAAGTAACGAAAGAAGATGAGAGTAAATTTAGAAAGCAAGAAATAGAAGGAAAAGAGTTAGATAAAAAAGTAGAAGAACTGCGCCGGGAAAGAATTACACAAGAAGAACTAAATGAGCTTTCAAAGGAAGATATAGAAGTATTAGTAATTAAAAGCAAAATGAATGCGGGATATAAAATGACGCCGCAAATCGTTAAAAAAGATGTAAGTCAAAATGAATATGCTGTCGTTAGTGAAAGGTTGGCAAGCTTACCAGGGGTAGATACGACAGTAGATTGGGAACGTGAATACCCAAATGATAAAATACTGCGCTCTATACTAGGTAGCGTTTCTAATGAAAATGAAGGATTGCCAAGAGAACAATTAGATTATTATTTAGTTCGTGATTATAATCGAAACGACCGTATTGGTAAAAGTTACATTGAAAAACAATATGAAGATGCACTACATGGAACGAAGGAACAGTCTAAAAATATTATGGATAAAGCAGGGAAGATTGTTCGAACAGAAAAAGTGACTGAAGGAAAAAGTGGAAATAACTTGATGTTAACAGTCGATATGGATTTACAGAAAAGAGTAGAGGGCAGCCTTGAAAAGAATTTACGAGCCTTTCATGCTGCAGAGCCGATGATGGATCGTGCGTTCGTAGTAATGATGAATCCGAAAAACGGTCAAATTTTATCAATGGCAGGAAAGAAAATTGTAAATAAAGATGGCGGTATGCAAATAGAAGATTATGCATTAGGAACGATGACAAGTTCTTATGAGTTAGGGTCAACTGTAAAAGGGGCTACTTTATTAACTGGATATCAAACAGAAGCGATTAAGCCGTATACACATTTCTTTGATGCGCCAATGTATTTTAAAGGAAGTTCTAAGCCGAAGAAATCGTGGAAAGAATTTGGGGATATTGATGATTTAAGAGCTTTGCAAGTGTCATCGAACGTTTATATGTTTAATACGGCTTTAAAAATGGCAGGCATTAATTATGTCCCAAACAATCCATTAGACATTAAACAAGAAACATTTAATAAAATGCGCTACTATTTTAGACAATTTGGCCTAGGTGTGTCGACTGGTATTGACCTGCCAAATGAATCAATTGGTCAAGTAGGTAGAACTGATAACATACCCGGATTTTTACTTGATTACGCGATTGGACAGTATGATACATATACGCCGCTTCAGCTTGCACAATATATTTCAACCATTGCAAATGGCGGTTACCGAATGAAACCACAAATTGTACAAGAAGTTAGAGAGCAACCGAATAGACCAGAGGATGTAGGAAAAGTCGTTCGGTCGATTGAACCAGTTGTATTAAATAGAGTGGATATGGACACTTCGTACATTAATCATGTAAAAGAAGGATTTAGAAGAGTTTTTCAAGAAGCTGACGGAACAGGTACCGGAACGTTTAAAGGTCTACCATATAAACCAGCGGGAAAAACAGGAACAGCTGAGACAGTATATGGTGGAGAAAGTGATATTGGAAGAGATGAGAACAACAACCGAAAAAAATGTTATAATTTAACTCTTGCCGGTTATGCACCATATGATGCTGATCCGGAAGTAGCTTTTTCAGTTGTTGTACCATGGGTGAATGATGATAAATCAGGAATTAATTCTGCGATTGGTAAAGAGATTTTGGATGCGTATTTTGAATTAAAAACAAATAGATCAAATGCAAATTCAATTCCAGTAGAACAACCGAACAAGGCACAGTAA
- a CDS encoding cephalosporin hydroxylase family protein: MDNISNEFLNQYYNSLVWLNDTHWFGVPICKLPSDLFLYQEIIYELKPDLIIECGTFHGGSALYLASMLDLIGKGHVLTIDITPQPNRPSHNRITYLTASSVSVQAIQTIVSMRKPDDVVLVILDSDHSKEHVSKELLLYKSIVTTGSYMIVEDTSINGNPLLPDWGPGPMEAVDEFLTKNNNFIIDESKHKFFISFNPKGFLKKIK; this comes from the coding sequence ATCGATAATATAAGCAATGAATTTCTAAACCAATATTACAACAGCCTCGTGTGGTTAAACGATACACACTGGTTCGGGGTTCCAATCTGTAAACTTCCCTCTGATCTCTTTTTGTATCAAGAAATTATTTATGAATTAAAGCCCGATTTAATTATTGAATGCGGGACTTTTCACGGTGGTAGTGCACTGTATTTAGCTTCTATGTTAGATTTAATTGGAAAAGGTCACGTACTTACTATCGATATAACTCCGCAGCCAAATCGGCCATCACATAATCGGATTACGTATTTAACAGCATCTTCTGTTTCTGTGCAGGCCATCCAAACAATTGTAAGCATGCGCAAACCTGATGATGTGGTTTTAGTTATTTTAGATTCTGATCATAGTAAAGAACATGTTTCCAAAGAACTATTACTATATAAATCTATCGTCACTACTGGCAGTTATATGATTGTAGAAGATACCTCCATTAATGGAAATCCGCTTCTTCCCGATTGGGGTCCTGGCCCGATGGAAGCTGTGGATGAGTTTTTAACTAAAAATAATAACTTCATAATCGACGAGTCTAAACATAAATTTTTCATATCATTTAATCCAAAAGGTTTTTTAAAGAAAATAAAGTGA
- a CDS encoding NAD-dependent protein deacylase → MQQFEEVRSILEKAKKITVLTGAGASTESGIPDFRSANGLYADANVEMYLSRGYYNRSPKEFWKHYKEIFQINTFHQYKPNRGHRFLAELEEQGKDITILTQNIDGLHQLGGSKHVIDLHGTLQTAHCPKCKSGYDLQYMIDHEVPRCEKCNFILNPDVVLYGDTLPQYQNAIKRLYETDVLIVMGTSLKVQPVASFPQIAKREVGATTILVNEELTGQEYNFDFVFQNKIGEFVEGLSSMK, encoded by the coding sequence GTGCAACAATTTGAAGAAGTACGTTCAATTTTAGAAAAAGCGAAGAAAATTACAGTATTAACAGGCGCTGGTGCAAGTACGGAAAGTGGTATTCCAGATTTTCGTTCAGCAAATGGATTGTATGCTGATGCGAATGTGGAGATGTACTTATCAAGAGGGTACTATAACCGAAGTCCGAAAGAATTTTGGAAGCATTATAAAGAAATCTTTCAAATTAATACGTTCCATCAATATAAACCAAATCGTGGCCATCGCTTTTTAGCTGAGCTAGAAGAACAAGGGAAAGATATTACGATTTTAACGCAAAATATTGACGGTTTACATCAATTAGGTGGCAGTAAGCATGTCATTGATTTACATGGAACACTTCAAACAGCACATTGTCCAAAATGTAAATCAGGCTATGATTTACAGTATATGATTGATCATGAAGTACCGCGTTGTGAGAAGTGTAATTTCATTTTAAATCCAGACGTTGTTTTATACGGAGATACACTGCCGCAATATCAAAATGCTATCAAACGTTTATATGAAACAGATGTGCTTATCGTTATGGGAACATCACTAAAAGTACAGCCTGTCGCTTCATTCCCGCAAATTGCAAAGAGGGAAGTAGGAGCAACAACTATTTTAGTAAATGAAGAGTTAACAGGACAGGAATATAACTTTGATTTTGTTTTTCAAAATAAGATTGGTGAGTTTGTTGAAGGGTTATCTTCAATGAAATAA